The following coding sequences lie in one Brachionichthys hirsutus isolate HB-005 chromosome 15, CSIRO-AGI_Bhir_v1, whole genome shotgun sequence genomic window:
- the selenof gene encoding selenoprotein F — MSGEVYLLWLLSLLQTLSAYGADLSSEACRELGFSSNLLCSSCDLLGEFSLSKLLPDCGQCCQQEARVEGRKLYAGAILEVCGUKLGRFPQVQAFVKGEKPKMFKGLQIKYVRGSDPVLKLMDDNGNIAEELSILKWNTDSVEEFLSEKLDRI, encoded by the exons ATGTCGGGAGAGGTGTATCTCCTgtggctcctctctctcttacaAACG CTCTCGGCCTACGGTGCCGACCTGTCATCGGAGGCATGCAGGGAGCTGGGCTTCTCTAGTAACCTGCTGTGCAGCTCCTGTGACCTGCTTGGGGAGTTCAGCCTCTCCAAACTCCTGCCCGACTGTGGGCAGTGCTGCCAGCAGGAGGCTCGGGTGGAAGGGCGTAAG CTTTATGCTGGAGCCATCCTTGAAGTTTGCGGATGAAAACTGGGACGGTTCCCCCAAGTCCAAG CTTTTGTCAAGGGAGAGAAGCCAAAAATGTTCAAAGGTCTTCAGATCAAG TACGTAAGAGGCTCCGATCCTGTCTTAAAGCTTATGGACGATAACGGGAACATCGCTGAAGAACTCAGCATCCTCAAGTGGAACACTGACAGCGTGGAAGAGTTCCTGAGTGAGAAATTAGACCGCATATAA